In the Thermus thermamylovorans genome, one interval contains:
- a CDS encoding cytochrome c oxidase subunit 3 produces the protein MEERTLRLPRFLAYLAQDWTSDLATFKVVWAKAMMWIFLLSDTFIFGCFLAAYAAARLSATEPWPDAGKVFALHLGGQEVPLLLIAIMTVILISSSGTMAIAVYHAYNRNKPYTALFLGLTALLGLTFVGMQAYEWTHLIKDLGFRPWGNPMGAAQFGASFFMLTGFHGLHVTAGVIYLTAVAVRVLKGVYDRAGSYVGVEVAGLYWHFVDLVWVFIFAFFYLF, from the coding sequence ATGGAGGAAAGGACCCTCAGGCTACCCCGTTTCCTGGCCTACCTGGCCCAGGACTGGACCAGCGACCTCGCCACCTTCAAGGTGGTCTGGGCCAAGGCCATGATGTGGATCTTCCTTCTCTCCGACACCTTTATTTTCGGCTGCTTCCTAGCCGCTTACGCCGCGGCCCGGCTTTCCGCCACCGAGCCTTGGCCCGATGCCGGCAAGGTCTTCGCCCTGCACCTCGGTGGCCAGGAGGTGCCCCTCCTCCTCATCGCCATCATGACCGTGATCCTCATCAGCTCCAGCGGCACCATGGCCATTGCTGTGTACCACGCCTACAACCGCAACAAACCCTACACCGCTCTCTTCCTTGGCCTCACCGCTCTTCTGGGCCTCACCTTCGTGGGGATGCAGGCCTATGAGTGGACCCACCTCATCAAGGATCTGGGCTTCCGCCCCTGGGGTAACCCCATGGGGGCGGCCCAGTTCGGTGCTTCCTTCTTCATGCTCACGGGTTTCCACGGCCTGCACGTGACCGCTGGGGTCATCTACCTGACGGCGGTGGCCGTCCGCGTCCTGAAGGGGGTGTACGACCGGGCAGGGAGCTACGTGGGGGTAGAGGTAGCGGGGCTTTACTGGCACTTCGTCGACCTGGTCTGGGTCTTCATCTTCGCCTTTTTCTACCTCTTTTAG
- a CDS encoding cytochrome C oxidase subunit IV family protein, whose product MERGSGMARGEQHQSIGVYLAVWGLLFVLSAISYLLDYFQVEPIGLRRFLITVFALLKAGLIVAYFMHLRFERLGLVYAILLPPLLLLALVAILVPEGRYVAAVRQLFFGGP is encoded by the coding sequence ATGGAGCGCGGTTCGGGGATGGCCAGGGGCGAGCAGCACCAGTCCATCGGGGTCTACCTTGCGGTTTGGGGTCTTCTTTTCGTCCTGAGCGCCATATCTTATCTGCTGGACTACTTCCAGGTGGAGCCCATCGGTCTCCGGCGGTTTCTCATCACCGTTTTCGCCCTGTTGAAGGCCGGCCTGATCGTGGCCTATTTCATGCACCTGCGCTTTGAGCGGCTGGGCCTGGTGTACGCTATCCTCCTGCCCCCGCTCCTGCTTCTGGCCCTGGTGGCTATCCTGGTTCCTGAGGGAAGGTATGTGGCCGCGGTGCGCCAGCTTTTCTTTGGTGGGCCTTAG
- a CDS encoding zinc-dependent alcohol dehydrogenase family protein: MRAMLLKAVGEPLFPADLPPPTPGPGEVLLRVEACGVCRTDQHIADGELPPPRLPLVLGHQAVGRVAGLGEGVVGIALGTRLGVGWLGGACGACKFCLRGQENLCPGARFTGYHRDGGYAEYLVVRAEYAYPLPEDLPPEALAPWLCAGLIGYRAYRMVQDRQVLGFYGFGAAAHLLLQVARHEGKRVYAFVRPGDEAAKALALELGAFWAGDSTESPPEPLEAALVFAPVGSLVPKALADTEPGGVVVLAGIHMSPIPEMPYRLLWEERVLRSVANLTREDAKAFLEIAPKVPVRAEVEVFPLEEANRALEALRRGRLRGAAVLLP, translated from the coding sequence ATGCGGGCCATGCTGCTTAAGGCGGTGGGGGAGCCCCTGTTCCCGGCGGACCTGCCCCCGCCCACCCCTGGCCCCGGAGAGGTGCTCCTCCGGGTGGAGGCCTGCGGGGTGTGCCGCACGGACCAGCACATCGCCGACGGGGAGCTTCCCCCGCCCCGCCTCCCCCTGGTCCTGGGCCACCAGGCGGTGGGCCGGGTGGCGGGCCTGGGGGAGGGGGTGGTGGGGATAGCCTTGGGGACCAGGCTCGGGGTGGGGTGGCTCGGCGGGGCTTGCGGGGCCTGCAAGTTCTGCCTCCGGGGGCAGGAAAACCTCTGCCCCGGGGCTCGTTTCACCGGTTACCACCGGGACGGGGGGTACGCGGAGTACCTGGTGGTGCGGGCGGAGTACGCCTACCCCTTGCCCGAGGACCTCCCCCCGGAGGCCCTGGCCCCATGGCTTTGCGCGGGCCTCATCGGCTACCGGGCCTACCGGATGGTCCAAGACCGGCAGGTCCTGGGTTTTTACGGTTTCGGGGCCGCGGCCCACCTCCTCCTGCAGGTGGCGCGGCACGAGGGCAAGCGGGTCTATGCCTTTGTCCGCCCGGGGGACGAGGCGGCCAAGGCCTTGGCCCTGGAGCTGGGGGCCTTTTGGGCGGGGGACTCCACGGAAAGCCCGCCCGAGCCCCTGGAGGCGGCCTTGGTCTTCGCCCCCGTGGGGAGCCTGGTGCCCAAGGCCCTGGCGGACACGGAGCCCGGGGGGGTGGTGGTCCTGGCGGGGATCCACATGAGCCCCATCCCCGAGATGCCCTACCGCCTCCTCTGGGAGGAGAGGGTCTTGCGCTCCGTGGCCAACCTCACCCGGGAGGACGCCAAGGCCTTCCTGGAGATCGCCCCCAAGGTGCCCGTGCGGGCGGAGGTGGAGGTCTTTCCCCTCGAGGAGGCCAACCGGGCCCTGGAGGCCCTGCGCCGGGGGCGGCTTAGGGGAGCGGCCGTCCTCCTCCCCTGA
- the ctaD gene encoding cytochrome c oxidase subunit I, whose protein sequence is MAVAAKPKANIWAVLWDLLTTVDHKKIGILYTVTAFFAFALAGVFSLLIRAQLAVPNSGLLTGEQYNQILTLHGATMLFFFIIQAGLTGFGNFVVPLMLGARDVALPRINAFSYWAFLGAIILALMSFFFPGGAPSVGWTFYYPFSAQSESGVNFYMAAILLLGFSSLLGNANFIATIYNLRAQGMSLWKMPMYVWSVFAASVLNLFSLAGLTAATLLVLLDRKIGLTWFNPAIGGDPVLFQQFFWFYSHPTVYVMLLPYLGILAEVASTFARKPLFGYKQMVWAQMGIVVLGTMVWAHHMFTVGESNVFQIAFAFFTALIAVPTGVKLFNLIGTLWGGHLQMKTPLYWVLGFIFNFLLGGITGVMLAMTPLTYQFHDSYFVVAHFHNVLMAGSAFGAFAGLYYWWPKMTGRMFDDRLGKLHFWLFLVGYLVTFLPQYALGFLGMPRRYYTYNADIAGWPELNLISTIGAFILGLGGVVWIYTMWKSLRSGPKAPDNPWGGYTLEWLTSSPPRAHNFDVQLPKEFPSERPLYDWSKRGVELKPEDPRHIHLPNSSFWPFYSAATLFAFFVSLAILPWPNVWMWLFLVLFAYGLIRWALEDEYSHPVEHHTVTGKSNAWMGMAWFIVSEVGLFAILIAGYLYLRLTGAAVPPEERPALWLAILNTFFLVSSSFTVHFAHHDLRRGRFHPFRFGLLITIILGALFFLFQAYEFWEFYHHSSWQENLWTAAFFTIVGLHGLHVLIGGFGLVLAYLQALRGKTTLHHHGTLEAASMYWHLVDAVWLFIVVLFYLW, encoded by the coding sequence ATGGCTGTTGCCGCAAAGCCCAAAGCAAACATCTGGGCGGTCCTCTGGGACCTCCTCACCACCGTAGACCACAAGAAGATCGGCATCCTCTATACCGTCACCGCCTTTTTCGCCTTTGCCCTGGCCGGGGTCTTCTCCCTCCTCATCCGGGCCCAGCTGGCAGTGCCCAACAGCGGCCTGCTCACGGGGGAGCAGTACAACCAGATCCTCACCCTGCACGGGGCCACAATGCTCTTCTTCTTCATCATCCAGGCCGGGCTCACCGGCTTCGGCAACTTCGTGGTGCCCCTCATGCTGGGGGCCCGGGACGTGGCCCTGCCCCGCATCAACGCCTTCAGCTACTGGGCCTTCCTGGGGGCTATCATCCTGGCCCTCATGAGCTTCTTCTTCCCCGGGGGGGCCCCCAGCGTGGGCTGGACCTTTTACTACCCCTTCTCCGCCCAGTCGGAAAGCGGCGTCAACTTCTACATGGCGGCCATCCTCCTCCTGGGCTTCTCCAGCCTGTTGGGTAACGCCAACTTCATCGCCACCATTTACAACCTGCGGGCCCAAGGGATGAGCCTTTGGAAGATGCCCATGTACGTGTGGAGCGTCTTCGCCGCCAGCGTCCTCAACCTCTTCAGTCTGGCGGGGCTTACCGCGGCCACCCTCCTCGTCCTCCTGGACCGGAAGATCGGCCTCACCTGGTTCAACCCCGCCATCGGGGGTGACCCCGTCCTCTTCCAGCAGTTCTTCTGGTTCTACTCCCACCCCACGGTTTACGTGATGCTCCTGCCCTACCTGGGCATCCTGGCGGAGGTGGCCTCCACCTTTGCCCGGAAGCCCCTTTTCGGCTACAAGCAGATGGTCTGGGCCCAGATGGGCATCGTGGTCCTGGGCACCATGGTCTGGGCCCACCACATGTTCACCGTGGGCGAGTCCAACGTCTTCCAGATCGCCTTCGCCTTCTTCACCGCCCTCATCGCCGTGCCCACGGGGGTGAAGCTCTTCAACCTCATCGGCACCCTGTGGGGCGGCCACCTGCAGATGAAGACCCCCCTCTACTGGGTGCTGGGTTTCATCTTCAACTTCCTCCTGGGGGGCATCACCGGGGTCATGCTGGCCATGACCCCCCTGACCTACCAGTTCCACGACTCCTACTTCGTGGTGGCCCACTTCCACAACGTCCTCATGGCGGGTTCGGCCTTCGGGGCCTTCGCTGGGCTTTACTACTGGTGGCCCAAGATGACGGGCCGGATGTTCGACGACCGCCTGGGCAAGCTCCACTTCTGGCTCTTCCTGGTGGGCTACCTGGTCACCTTCCTGCCCCAATACGCCCTGGGCTTTTTGGGCATGCCCCGGCGCTACTACACCTACAACGCGGACATCGCTGGCTGGCCCGAGCTGAACCTCATCTCCACCATCGGGGCCTTCATCCTGGGCCTGGGGGGAGTGGTCTGGATCTACACCATGTGGAAGAGCCTGCGCTCCGGCCCCAAGGCCCCCGACAACCCCTGGGGGGGCTATACCCTGGAGTGGCTCACCAGCTCCCCGCCCAGGGCCCACAACTTTGACGTGCAGCTGCCCAAGGAGTTCCCCTCCGAGCGGCCCCTTTACGACTGGTCCAAGCGGGGGGTGGAGCTCAAGCCCGAGGACCCCAGGCACATCCACCTGCCCAACAGCTCCTTCTGGCCCTTCTACTCCGCCGCTACCCTCTTCGCCTTCTTCGTGAGCCTGGCCATCCTCCCCTGGCCCAACGTATGGATGTGGCTCTTCCTGGTCCTCTTCGCCTACGGCCTGATCCGCTGGGCCCTGGAGGACGAATACAGCCATCCCGTAGAGCACCACACGGTCACGGGCAAGTCCAACGCCTGGATGGGGATGGCCTGGTTCATCGTCTCCGAGGTGGGCCTCTTCGCCATCCTCATCGCGGGCTACCTCTACCTCCGGCTCACGGGAGCGGCCGTGCCCCCCGAGGAGCGGCCCGCCCTCTGGCTGGCCATCCTCAACACCTTCTTCCTGGTGAGTTCCTCTTTCACGGTGCACTTTGCCCACCACGACCTCAGGCGGGGCCGCTTCCATCCCTTCCGCTTCGGCCTCCTCATCACCATCATCCTGGGAGCCCTCTTCTTCCTCTTCCAGGCCTACGAGTTCTGGGAGTTCTACCATCACTCCAGCTGGCAGGAAAACCTCTGGACCGCAGCCTTCTTCACCATCGTGGGCCTCCACGGGCTGCACGTGCTCATCGGCGGCTTCGGCCTGGTCTTGGCCTACCTCCAAGCCCTTAGGGGTAAGACCACCCTCCACCACCACGGGACCCTCGAGGCCGCCAGCATGTACTGGCACCTGGTGGACGCGGTCTGGCTCTTCATCGTGGTGCTCTTCTACCTCTGGTAA
- the coxB gene encoding cytochrome c oxidase subunit II: MRRILAALVPLGFVLAQEAHRVAITHPFSATNRETNFLLLWVLFFSILVFGVVAGALAYVTWKFRAKPGQTGEPPQIHGNDRLEVVWTVIPLVIVFILFGLTARSLILVNQPIPGAMKVEVVGYQFWWDFHYPALGLRNSNELILPVGVPVTLEITSKDVIHSFWVPGLTGKRDAIPGQKTLLHFKPEQVGHYYGFCAELCGASHARMLFRVLVVPEEEFQRFVAEARDYTPPVADARGQEVFGQFCAACHGIQGQMPPAVIGPDLGFMGNRLTLGAAIAENTPENMKAWIRDPASFKPGVQMPGFPQLSDEDLEALVRYLDGLRLEGFDFSTLPRF; this comes from the coding sequence ATGAGGCGAATCTTGGCGGCGCTGGTACCCCTAGGCTTCGTCCTGGCCCAGGAGGCCCACCGGGTGGCCATCACCCACCCCTTTTCGGCCACCAACCGGGAGACCAACTTCCTACTCCTGTGGGTGCTCTTCTTCTCCATCCTGGTCTTCGGGGTGGTGGCAGGAGCCCTGGCCTACGTGACCTGGAAGTTCCGGGCCAAACCCGGCCAGACGGGGGAACCCCCCCAGATCCACGGCAACGACCGCCTCGAGGTGGTCTGGACCGTCATTCCCCTGGTCATCGTATTCATCCTCTTCGGCCTGACCGCGAGGAGCCTGATCCTCGTGAACCAGCCCATACCGGGGGCCATGAAGGTGGAGGTGGTGGGCTACCAGTTCTGGTGGGACTTCCACTACCCCGCGCTAGGTCTCAGGAACTCCAACGAGCTCATCCTGCCCGTGGGGGTGCCGGTGACCCTGGAGATCACCTCTAAGGACGTGATCCACTCGTTCTGGGTGCCGGGGCTCACGGGGAAGCGGGACGCCATTCCGGGACAAAAGACCCTTCTACACTTCAAACCCGAGCAGGTGGGCCACTACTACGGCTTCTGCGCCGAGCTCTGCGGGGCCAGCCACGCCCGCATGCTCTTCCGGGTCCTGGTGGTGCCCGAGGAGGAGTTCCAGCGCTTCGTGGCCGAGGCCCGGGACTACACCCCTCCGGTGGCCGACGCCCGCGGGCAGGAGGTCTTCGGCCAGTTCTGCGCCGCCTGCCACGGCATCCAGGGGCAGATGCCCCCGGCGGTCATAGGCCCCGACCTGGGCTTCATGGGCAACCGCCTCACCCTGGGAGCGGCCATTGCGGAGAACACCCCGGAGAACATGAAGGCCTGGATCCGCGACCCGGCCTCCTTCAAGCCGGGGGTGCAGATGCCGGGCTTTCCCCAGCTTTCCGACGAGGACTTGGAGGCTTTGGTGCGTTACCTGGACGGGCTGAGGCTGGAAGGGTTCGACTTCAGCACCCTGCCGAGGTTCTGA
- a CDS encoding heme o synthase produces MNQDRFRRLAWGVFLWTVLVALWGAFVRITGSGAGCGSHWPTCNGEVIPRSPEVETLIEFTHRATSGLAFLGALALLILALRLFPKGHPVRFGAGLSLFFMVTESLVGAALVLFGWVADNISTERAVVHMVHLANTYFLLAALLLTAWWASGGAPLALKGQGAVSIGLLLGLLALVFLGMSGAITALGDLLFPVASTREALERSLTPGEHFLVRLRVLHPLIAVSVGLYVVFAGHLVARLRPSLSTQRFAHLLTALYGLQLLVGLANVWLRAPFALQLLHLFLAYLIWFAFVLLAASALARGTPQAAPWGGEPLPQGVHRGTGGATWKDYLALTKPRVISLLLLTTLLAMVIAAGGWPGTGLFLAVAMGGYMMAGAANAINMVVDRDIDARMRRTARRPTATQRIPSRDALLFALALALLAFLLLGWGANLLAATLALAGLIWYVLVYTLYLKRRTWQNIVIGGAAGAFPPLVGWAAVTGDLSLFAWYLFALIFFWTPVHFWALALLIQDEYRQAGVPMLPVVLGERVTVMQIALYALLTALISLMPLLLGELGLVYLSFSLALNALLILKSLALYRQPERRTAVSLYRYSMLYLALLFAAMAVDRVV; encoded by the coding sequence ATGAACCAAGACCGCTTCAGACGCCTGGCCTGGGGTGTATTCCTCTGGACCGTCCTGGTGGCCCTATGGGGGGCTTTCGTGCGGATCACGGGCTCGGGGGCCGGTTGCGGCTCCCACTGGCCTACCTGCAACGGGGAGGTCATCCCCAGAAGCCCTGAGGTGGAGACCCTCATCGAGTTCACCCACCGGGCCACCTCAGGCCTGGCCTTTCTGGGAGCCCTAGCGCTCCTCATCCTGGCCCTGCGCCTCTTCCCCAAGGGCCACCCCGTGCGCTTCGGCGCCGGGCTTTCCCTGTTCTTCATGGTCACGGAAAGCCTGGTGGGGGCGGCCCTGGTCCTCTTCGGCTGGGTGGCGGACAACATCAGCACCGAACGGGCCGTGGTCCACATGGTCCACCTGGCGAACACCTACTTCCTGCTGGCGGCCTTGCTCCTTACCGCCTGGTGGGCCTCCGGCGGGGCGCCCCTGGCCCTTAAGGGACAAGGGGCGGTGAGCATCGGCCTTCTTCTAGGTCTCCTGGCGCTGGTCTTCCTGGGGATGAGCGGGGCCATCACCGCCCTGGGGGACCTCCTCTTCCCCGTGGCCAGCACCCGGGAGGCTCTGGAACGCTCCCTGACCCCGGGGGAGCACTTCCTGGTGCGCCTCAGGGTCCTCCACCCCCTGATTGCGGTGAGCGTGGGTCTCTACGTGGTCTTCGCCGGCCACCTGGTGGCCCGCCTGCGCCCCTCCCTGTCCACCCAAAGGTTCGCCCACCTCCTCACGGCCCTTTACGGCCTGCAGCTCCTGGTGGGTCTGGCCAACGTCTGGCTGCGGGCCCCCTTCGCCCTCCAGCTCCTGCACCTCTTCCTGGCCTACCTCATCTGGTTCGCCTTCGTCCTGCTGGCCGCCTCGGCCCTGGCCCGGGGTACTCCCCAGGCCGCCCCCTGGGGGGGCGAACCCCTCCCCCAGGGGGTCCACCGGGGCACGGGGGGGGCCACCTGGAAGGACTACCTGGCCCTCACCAAACCCCGGGTGATCAGCCTCCTCCTCCTCACCACCCTCCTAGCCATGGTCATCGCCGCGGGGGGCTGGCCCGGGACCGGCCTTTTCCTGGCGGTGGCCATGGGGGGGTACATGATGGCGGGAGCGGCCAACGCCATCAACATGGTGGTGGACCGGGACATCGACGCCCGCATGCGGCGCACCGCCCGGCGGCCCACGGCCACCCAGAGGATCCCTAGCCGGGACGCCCTCCTCTTCGCCTTGGCCCTGGCCCTTCTGGCCTTCCTCCTCCTCGGGTGGGGGGCCAACCTCCTCGCGGCCACCCTGGCCCTCGCGGGCCTCATCTGGTACGTGCTGGTCTACACCCTCTACCTAAAGCGGCGCACCTGGCAGAACATCGTCATCGGGGGGGCAGCGGGGGCCTTCCCGCCCCTGGTGGGCTGGGCGGCGGTCACTGGGGACCTGAGCCTCTTCGCCTGGTACCTCTTCGCCCTCATCTTCTTCTGGACCCCGGTGCACTTCTGGGCCCTGGCCCTCCTGATCCAGGACGAGTACCGGCAGGCGGGGGTGCCCATGCTGCCCGTGGTCCTGGGGGAGCGGGTCACGGTGATGCAGATCGCCCTCTATGCCCTCCTCACCGCCCTCATCTCCCTGATGCCCCTCCTTCTGGGCGAGCTGGGCCTCGTTTACCTCTCCTTCAGCCTGGCCCTGAACGCCCTCCTCATCCTCAAGAGCCTGGCCCTCTACCGCCAGCCCGAGCGGAGGACGGCGGTTTCCCTGTACAGGTACTCCATGCTGTACCTGGCCCTCCTCTTCGCGGCCATGGCGGTGGACCGGGTGGTATAG
- the pckA gene encoding phosphoenolpyruvate carboxykinase (ATP) — protein MDRLSYIGIEPKKRVFWDAASPVLVEHTLSRGEGFLAHKGPLVVDTTPYTGRSPRDKFVVREPEVEEEIWWGEVNQPFAPEAFQALLARVAQHLSERDLYVQDLYAGADRRHRLAVRVVTESPWHALFARNMFLLPRRFPLDDEVERFVPGFTVVHAPHFLADPERDGTKSEVFVGISFARRLVLIVGTKYAGEIKKSIFTVMNYLMPKRGVFPMHASANVGQEGDVALFFGLSGTGKTTLSTDPQRPLIGDDEHGWSEEGVFNFEGGCYAKVIRLSEEHEPLIFRASNQFESILENVVVNPESRRVEWDDDTKTENTRASYPIAHLENVVDSGMAGHPRAIFFLSADAYGVLPPIARLSPEQAMYYFLSGYTARVAGTERGVTEPKATFSACFGAPFLPMHPGVYARMLGEKIQRHAPRVYLVNTGWTGGPYGVGRRFPLPLTRALLGAALSGALEGVPYRQDPVFGFEVPLEVPGVPQELLNPRETWADPEAYDRQAQKLAALFQDNFQKYADGVTEAIRQAGPKGA, from the coding sequence ATGGACCGCCTGAGTTACATAGGTATAGAGCCAAAAAAGAGGGTGTTCTGGGACGCGGCATCCCCCGTCTTGGTGGAGCACACCTTGAGCCGGGGGGAGGGCTTCCTGGCTCACAAGGGGCCCCTGGTGGTGGACACCACCCCCTACACCGGAAGAAGCCCCCGGGATAAGTTCGTGGTGCGGGAGCCCGAGGTGGAGGAGGAGATCTGGTGGGGGGAGGTGAACCAACCCTTCGCCCCTGAGGCCTTCCAGGCCCTCCTCGCCCGGGTGGCCCAGCACCTCTCCGAGCGGGACCTCTACGTGCAGGACCTCTACGCCGGGGCGGACCGGCGGCACCGCCTGGCGGTGCGGGTGGTGACGGAAAGCCCTTGGCACGCCCTGTTCGCCCGCAACATGTTCCTCCTGCCCCGCCGCTTCCCCCTGGACGACGAGGTGGAGCGCTTCGTCCCTGGCTTCACCGTGGTCCACGCTCCCCACTTCCTGGCGGACCCCGAGCGGGACGGCACCAAAAGCGAGGTCTTCGTGGGCATCAGCTTTGCCCGGAGGCTGGTGCTCATCGTGGGCACCAAGTACGCCGGGGAGATCAAGAAGAGCATCTTCACGGTGATGAACTACCTCATGCCCAAAAGGGGGGTCTTCCCCATGCACGCCTCGGCCAACGTGGGCCAGGAGGGGGACGTGGCCCTCTTCTTCGGCCTCTCGGGCACGGGCAAGACCACCCTTTCCACCGACCCTCAGCGCCCCCTGATCGGCGACGACGAGCACGGCTGGAGCGAGGAGGGGGTTTTCAACTTCGAGGGGGGGTGTTACGCCAAGGTCATCCGCCTCTCGGAGGAACACGAGCCCCTCATCTTCCGGGCCTCCAACCAGTTTGAGTCCATTCTGGAGAACGTGGTGGTGAATCCGGAAAGCCGCCGGGTGGAATGGGACGACGACACCAAGACGGAAAACACCCGGGCCTCCTACCCCATCGCCCACCTGGAGAACGTGGTGGACTCGGGGATGGCCGGCCACCCCAGGGCCATCTTCTTCCTCTCCGCCGACGCCTACGGGGTCCTGCCCCCCATCGCCCGCCTCAGCCCGGAGCAGGCCATGTACTACTTCCTCTCCGGCTACACCGCCCGGGTGGCGGGAACGGAGCGGGGGGTCACCGAGCCCAAGGCCACCTTTTCCGCCTGCTTCGGGGCCCCCTTCCTGCCCATGCACCCTGGGGTCTACGCCCGGATGCTGGGGGAGAAGATCCAAAGGCACGCCCCCCGGGTCTACCTGGTGAACACCGGCTGGACCGGGGGGCCCTACGGGGTGGGCCGGCGCTTCCCCCTGCCCCTCACCCGGGCCCTCCTGGGAGCAGCCCTGAGCGGGGCCCTCGAGGGGGTTCCCTACCGCCAGGACCCCGTCTTCGGCTTTGAGGTGCCCCTAGAGGTGCCGGGTGTCCCCCAAGAGCTTCTGAACCCCCGGGAGACCTGGGCCGACCCGGAGGCCTACGATCGCCAGGCCCAGAAGCTAGCCGCGCTCTTTCAAGATAACTTCCAAAAATATGCCGATGGGGTGACGGAGGCCATCCGGCAGGCGGGGCCCAAAGGGGCATAG